From the Solanum stenotomum isolate F172 chromosome 4, ASM1918654v1, whole genome shotgun sequence genome, one window contains:
- the LOC125861495 gene encoding uncharacterized protein LOC125861495, with product MVDKDWLVVVKTNPRDFFNMPEVEEAVMNEEAYQQEEVECNILCPNDHEPDIHVSLYRNDVESQTVLHTNDQENEEDNFINDNQTDVSGSEETEEELLDDDDGEDISRINRKRGRGKYKSKTVDIKTKYGGKIKVIIPDDIDRVVGSRARDIVNYAGLIIRSSISFQDGNWQNIVSKHGEATWYKVKDKFEVSGGLRAHKLQGFVISTMQRFFRAWKARLHNHYCAYSKDDDRLSNRPEDVELEDWKYLVKYFGSERFKVISERNKNNKEKQITKLYCGTRSFAGRDPLSGEIDSPDKVWEIQHTRKSASGERSQLEQLVVQQQSKEIETPMTRDEILSSFLGERSGYVSGKGYEKKPPKKAQIQQADIEASVSSAMESMRQEMQVDMERKLQEEREHMAADLKRSMEEDLEKKWKSSVNT from the exons ATGGTTGACAAAGATTGGCTCGTTGTTGTAAAGACAAATCCTCgagatttttttaatatgccTGAAGTTGAAGAAGCAGTAATGAATGAAGAAGCTTATCAACAAGAGGAAGTGGAATGTAATATTTTATGTCCCAATGACCATGAACCTGATATTCATGTGTCTTTATACAGGAATGATGTTGAATCACAAACTGTTTTGCATACCAATGATCAAGAAAATGAGGAAGATAATTTCATTAATGACAATCAGACAGATGTATCTGGGAGTGAAGAAACCGAAGAAGAATTACTAGATGATGATGATGGAGAAGACA TTTCTCGCATCAATAGAAAGAGAGGAAGAGGGAAATATAAATCTAAAACTGTTGATATTAAAACTAAGTATggaggaaaaatcaaagtaatcATTCCAGATGATATTGATAGAGTTGTGGGTTCTAGGGCTAGAGATATTGTTAATTACGCAGGCTTGATCATAAGGAGCAGTATCTCATTTCAAGATGGAAATTGGCAGAATATTGTTTCAAAACATGGAGAAGCAACGTGGTATAAGGTCAAG GACAAATTTGAAGTTTCTGGTGGGCTGCGAGCACATAAGTTACAAGGCTTTGTGATAAGCACTATGCAAAGATTCTTTAGAGCTTGGAAAGCTCGATTACATAATCACTATTGTGCCTATAGTAAGGATGATGACAGATTGTCTAATCGTCCTGAGGATGTTGAGTTGGAGGACTGGAAATACCTAGTTAAGTATTTTGGCAGTGAGAGATTCAAg GTTATCagtgaaagaaataaaaacaataaagaaaaacaaataactaaGCTTTATTGTGGTACAAGATCATTTGCAGGA AGAGATCCATTATCAGGAGAAATAGACTCACCAGATAAAGTCTGGGAGATCCAACACACACGTAAAAGTGCTAGCGGAGAACGT AGCCAGCTCGAACAACTTGTTGTTCAACAACAATCAAAAGAGATCGAAACTCCCATGACTAGGGATGAGATTTTATCCTCATTTCTCGGTGAGAGATCAGGCTATGTTAGTGGAAAAGGATATGAGAAAAAGCCTCCTAAAAAAGCTCAAATACAACAGGCAGACATAGAGGCTAGTGTGTCTTCAGCAATGGAAAGTATGCGTCAAGAGATGCAAGTTGATATGGAACGAAAGCTACAAGAAGAACGTGAACACATGGCGGCAGATTTAAAAAGGAGTATGGAAGAAGatctggaaaaaaaatggaagagcAGCGTGAACACATGA